A single genomic interval of Gemmatimonadota bacterium harbors:
- a CDS encoding ABC transporter ATP-binding protein yields MKRLESSRQRYRQFVDDFKHRRLDAIADAADHRRPSSEGEAAEPGKGMLRGKRKQYLREYLRWLRPHRAPLGLVFFLALLVAAGEMIEPLFMRFIIDKVLLNEAMEQAEKLSRLHLTGGLFLGVVIVINLLRITKDYRQRLLNTRVILGLRKALYDRLLHLPLPQVWEMKTGGILSRLTGDVETTTGLLQMAVISPSLSVIRLIIAIGVLMSLNWRLAMMAMAVIPGAMLISFISARRIRPIYRTVRKDVEVIDGRVGEAFGGLRVVRAFGGEARELLDYLRGRHTVMRKELFAHRRELLLWTSWGLLTASVNVIILWYGGYLTAMGRASIGDIMAFQWYTFLLMNPVWNIVNSFSETQRSLAAMERVFEVLAMEPDKPDRPGAIEAPTTVRELALEGVTFEYREGRPVVRDVNVVVPGGSVVALVGRSGAGKTTVTDLVARFHDPTRGRILLNGIDLRDLKLSSYRQRLAIVQQDVFLFDGTVRDNIAYARHDATDAEVVDAARLANAHEFIMRLPDGYETMVGERGVKLSGGQQQRLAIARAFLARPQILILDEATSNLDTESEQLIQAAMGTLLAGRTTFMIAHRLSTVRKADLILLMEEGVVTERGTHEELMALGGTYREMVDRQMASHSDVME; encoded by the coding sequence GTGAAGCGGCTCGAGTCCTCCCGGCAGCGCTACCGCCAGTTCGTAGACGACTTCAAGCATCGTCGTCTGGACGCCATCGCCGACGCGGCGGATCATCGACGTCCGTCGTCGGAGGGCGAAGCGGCGGAGCCCGGAAAGGGGATGCTCCGCGGCAAGCGCAAGCAATACCTGCGCGAGTACCTGCGGTGGCTGCGCCCACATCGTGCGCCGCTCGGGCTGGTGTTCTTCCTCGCCCTGTTGGTGGCCGCCGGCGAAATGATCGAGCCGCTCTTCATGCGGTTCATCATCGACAAGGTCCTGCTGAATGAGGCGATGGAACAGGCGGAGAAACTCTCGCGCCTGCACCTCACCGGCGGCCTCTTCCTCGGCGTGGTTATCGTCATCAACCTGCTGCGGATCACCAAGGACTACCGCCAGCGGTTGCTCAACACCCGCGTGATCCTTGGCCTGAGGAAGGCGCTGTACGATCGGCTGCTGCACCTGCCGCTGCCGCAGGTGTGGGAGATGAAGACCGGCGGGATCCTGTCGCGCTTGACGGGCGATGTGGAGACAACCACCGGGTTGCTGCAGATGGCGGTGATCTCGCCGTCGCTGTCAGTCATTCGGTTGATCATCGCGATCGGCGTGCTGATGAGCCTCAACTGGCGCCTGGCGATGATGGCGATGGCGGTCATCCCGGGCGCGATGCTCATCAGCTTCATCTCGGCGCGACGCATTCGGCCGATCTATCGCACGGTGCGCAAGGATGTCGAAGTGATCGACGGTCGCGTGGGCGAGGCCTTTGGCGGGCTGCGGGTGGTGCGCGCGTTTGGCGGCGAGGCGCGCGAGCTGCTCGACTACCTGCGCGGGCGACACACGGTGATGCGCAAGGAATTGTTTGCGCACCGGCGCGAATTGCTGCTCTGGACCTCGTGGGGACTGCTCACGGCGTCGGTGAACGTGATCATCCTGTGGTACGGCGGCTACCTCACGGCGATGGGGCGCGCGTCGATTGGCGACATCATGGCGTTCCAGTGGTACACGTTCCTGCTGATGAACCCGGTGTGGAACATCGTGAACTCGTTCTCGGAGACGCAGCGGTCGCTGGCGGCGATGGAGCGGGTCTTCGAGGTGTTGGCGATGGAGCCGGACAAGCCGGATCGGCCCGGGGCGATCGAGGCGCCGACGACGGTGCGCGAGTTGGCGCTGGAGGGGGTGACGTTCGAGTACCGGGAAGGGCGGCCGGTGGTGCGCGACGTGAACGTCGTGGTGCCGGGCGGCTCGGTCGTGGCCCTTGTGGGGCGCAGCGGCGCAGGAAAAACCACGGTCACCGATCTCGTCGCGCGCTTCCACGACCCGACGCGTGGTCGCATCCTGTTAAATGGGATCGACCTGCGCGACCTCAAGCTCTCCAGTTACCGGCAGCGGCTGGCCATCGTGCAGCAGGATGTCTTCCTGTTCGACGGGACGGTGCGGGACAACATCGCCTATGCGCGCCATGACGCGACGGACGCCGAGGTGGTGGATGCAGCGCGGCTGGCCAATGCGCACGAGTTCATCATGCGACTGCCGGACGGTTACGAGACGATGGTCGGGGAGCGCGGGGTCAAGCTGTCTGGCGGACAACAGCAGCGCCTGGCGATCGCGCGCGCGTTTCTCGCGCGCCCGCAGATCCTGATTCTCGATGAGGCGACGAGTAACCTGGATACGGAGAGCGAGCAGTTGATCCAGGCCGCGATGGGAACACTACTCGCTGGTCGAACGACCTTCATGATCGCGCATCGGTTGAGCACCGTGCGCAAGGCCGACCTGATTCTCCTGATGGAGGAGGGGGTCGTGACCGAGCGGGGGACGCACGAGGAGCTGATGGCCCTCGGTGGTACCTATCGCGAGATGGTCGACCGGCAGATGGCGTCCCACTCGGATGTGATGGAGTGA
- a CDS encoding outer membrane beta-barrel protein produces the protein MLRSLSVAVLLAGSVLSLQAQSTRATEKGSVLVGGSAAITRTTSETGTTEVSSSNIFLNPRALFFVAHRLGVGGDLSLGRSASGGRSSSGIGVGPAIRYYLAPAGRSALPYIGAAFRAQRSTSESPTGQDVSNTAREFEGVLGVDFMISRQVGIVAEAFASKFTQGSGPFDADATAIGIRFGIDAFFLR, from the coding sequence ATGCTGCGCTCCCTTTCTGTCGCCGTGCTCCTCGCCGGCAGCGTACTCTCCTTGCAGGCTCAATCCACCCGCGCGACCGAGAAGGGCAGCGTGTTGGTCGGCGGCTCCGCGGCCATCACCCGCACGACCAGCGAAACCGGCACCACCGAGGTGTCGTCATCGAACATCTTCCTGAACCCGCGCGCCCTCTTCTTCGTCGCGCATCGGCTCGGCGTCGGCGGTGACCTGAGCCTGGGACGCAGCGCCAGCGGCGGCCGGTCCTCCAGCGGAATCGGCGTCGGACCCGCGATCCGCTACTACCTCGCTCCCGCGGGACGTTCGGCGCTTCCCTACATCGGCGCTGCCTTTCGGGCCCAGCGCTCCACCAGCGAGTCGCCGACCGGCCAAGATGTGAGCAACACCGCGCGCGAGTTCGAGGGCGTCCTCGGCGTCGACTTCATGATCTCTCGCCAGGTCGGCATCGTCGCCGAAGCGTTCGCGTCGAAGTTCACGCAGGGGAGCGGGCCCTTCGACGCGGATGCGACCGCCATCGGCATCCGCTTTGGCATCGACGCGTTCTTCTTGCGTTAG
- a CDS encoding calcineurin-like phosphoesterase family protein yields the protein MTNRREFLQRGAAAGLLLSLPELLLADPYRPWTTVRPVVRPVRLRGRVTAGGRGVAGARVTDGRQVVRVDGDGRFDFASTDTQRWLSVCPPRGFELPIGPKGILQLHAPIVTGNEVVHEFQLTPRAQSDERHAMLVLADPQTQDTHEMQRMHGETVPDVIATRRAIGNDLPVFGVTCGDIMFDDLALYPEYERAVTRMGVPFAQVVGNHDLDQGAGTTEGSVQTFERHFGPSHYSFDVGAVHYQVLNDVFWHGAGYIGYLTEEQLAWVAADLAFVEPGRRVVVLTHIPLESTQYLRNDEARPGPGGSMTNREALYRLYEGHRVHIVAGHTHESEHRLSGKVHEHVAGAVCGAWWSGDICHDGTPNGYAVYEVSGEEVRWRYKATGQDASQQLRLYAPGADPTAAGDLVANAWDWDPSWVVRWFEDGEPRGLMSQRRGLDPMAVKLHSGPELPPRRPWVNPIRTNHLFYGAASPTARSWRVEATDGVGRRYAAELRRG from the coding sequence ATGACCAACCGACGCGAATTCCTGCAACGTGGGGCCGCGGCCGGGCTCCTGCTCTCGCTGCCTGAGCTGCTCCTGGCCGATCCGTATCGTCCGTGGACGACCGTGCGGCCCGTGGTGCGACCTGTGCGGTTGCGCGGGCGGGTGACGGCCGGCGGGCGCGGCGTGGCTGGCGCGCGGGTGACCGATGGGCGACAGGTCGTGCGCGTGGACGGGGACGGGCGGTTCGACTTCGCGAGTACCGACACGCAGCGCTGGCTGAGTGTGTGCCCCCCGCGAGGCTTCGAGCTGCCGATCGGGCCAAAAGGAATACTGCAGCTTCATGCGCCGATCGTTACGGGCAACGAGGTCGTGCACGAGTTCCAGCTGACGCCGCGCGCGCAGTCTGACGAGCGACATGCCATGCTGGTGCTCGCGGATCCGCAGACGCAGGACACCCATGAAATGCAGCGGATGCACGGGGAGACCGTGCCGGACGTGATCGCGACCCGGCGCGCGATCGGGAACGACCTCCCGGTGTTCGGCGTGACCTGCGGCGACATCATGTTCGACGACCTCGCCCTGTACCCTGAGTATGAGCGCGCCGTGACGCGCATGGGGGTCCCGTTCGCGCAGGTGGTGGGAAACCACGACCTCGACCAGGGGGCCGGGACGACCGAAGGATCCGTGCAAACCTTCGAACGGCACTTCGGGCCGTCGCACTACAGCTTTGATGTCGGGGCAGTGCACTACCAGGTGCTGAACGACGTCTTCTGGCACGGGGCCGGCTACATCGGGTACCTCACGGAAGAGCAACTCGCCTGGGTGGCGGCGGACCTCGCCTTTGTGGAGCCGGGCCGGCGGGTGGTGGTGCTGACCCACATCCCGCTGGAGAGCACGCAGTACCTGCGCAACGACGAAGCGCGGCCGGGTCCCGGGGGGTCGATGACAAACCGCGAGGCGCTGTACCGTCTCTACGAGGGGCACCGCGTGCACATTGTGGCCGGGCACACGCATGAGAGCGAACATCGGCTCAGTGGCAAGGTCCATGAGCATGTCGCGGGCGCGGTCTGCGGTGCCTGGTGGAGTGGTGACATCTGCCACGATGGGACGCCGAACGGGTACGCGGTGTATGAGGTGAGCGGCGAAGAGGTGCGCTGGCGGTACAAGGCGACCGGGCAGGACGCGTCGCAGCAGTTGCGGTTGTATGCGCCGGGGGCGGATCCCACCGCAGCGGGTGACCTGGTGGCCAACGCCTGGGACTGGGACCCGAGCTGGGTGGTCCGGTGGTTCGAGGATGGCGAGCCCCGCGGGCTGATGTCCCAACGCCGCGGGCTCGACCCGATGGCGGTCAAGCTGCACAGCGGGCCGGAGCTGCCGCCGCGGCGTCCGTGGGTCAACCCGATCCGGACGAACCACCTGTTCTACGGGGCGGCAAGTCCAACAGCGCGCAGCTGGCGTGTGGAGGCGACGGACGGGGTGGGGCGACGATACGCGGCGGAGCTGCGGCGCGGCTGA
- a CDS encoding DUF885 family protein, which produces MRFRSFLHASLALVAVPVMAAAQSRTYPTLLTLFNEWRTFEDAPRLASGIPDYSTATNVRRLAGLKRLQARLRAIDTTGWTIKEQVDAHLVRAEMNGMEYFLTVLKPWNRDPAYYVSVVTDESDTPDKEGPIIHGAIRLYNYPIWPRTRLDTSKALTSEQAADLAAKLRTIPPLLQAARRNLATANAKDIWNGSFRAFEEQSEALHELGNKVGNSDASLASAITAARTASDEFSAWLKAEGPKKTGPSGIGKANYTWYLRNVLLVPFSWEDEVTITRRELARAHTSLRLEETRNRGLPDLPVANSPASTTRCRTGRSRST; this is translated from the coding sequence ATGCGATTCCGGTCCTTCCTTCACGCCAGTCTTGCGCTCGTCGCCGTCCCGGTGATGGCCGCGGCACAGAGCCGTACTTACCCAACGCTCCTCACGCTATTCAATGAATGGCGCACCTTTGAGGACGCGCCGCGCCTGGCCAGCGGGATCCCGGACTACTCCACGGCGACCAACGTCAGGCGCCTGGCCGGGCTCAAGCGTCTCCAGGCCAGGCTGCGCGCGATCGACACCACGGGGTGGACGATCAAGGAGCAGGTCGACGCGCATCTGGTCCGGGCCGAGATGAACGGGATGGAGTACTTCCTGACCGTGCTCAAGCCGTGGAACCGCGATCCGGCGTATTACGTCTCGGTGGTCACGGACGAAAGCGATACGCCGGACAAGGAAGGGCCGATCATCCATGGGGCGATCCGGCTCTACAACTATCCCATTTGGCCGCGCACGCGGCTCGACACGTCCAAGGCGCTGACGAGCGAGCAGGCGGCGGATCTCGCGGCGAAGCTGCGCACGATCCCGCCGTTGCTGCAGGCCGCGCGTAGGAACCTGGCGACGGCGAACGCGAAGGACATCTGGAACGGCTCGTTCCGCGCGTTCGAGGAACAGAGCGAGGCGTTGCACGAACTCGGCAACAAGGTCGGGAACTCGGATGCGTCGTTGGCGAGCGCGATCACCGCCGCCCGCACGGCGTCGGACGAGTTCTCCGCCTGGCTCAAGGCCGAAGGGCCAAAGAAGACGGGGCCGTCTGGGATCGGGAAGGCGAACTACACGTGGTACCTGCGCAACGTGTTGTTGGTCCCGTTCAGCTGGGAGGACGAGGTGACGATCACGCGTCGCGAGCTGGCGCGGGCGCACACGTCGCTGCGGTTGGAGGAAACACGCAATCGTGGTCTGCCGGACCTGCCCGTAGCCAACAGTCCTGCGAGTACGACGCGCTGCAGAACCGGGCGATCCCGAAGTACCTGA
- a CDS encoding exo-alpha-sialidase, translating into MRLLCALSLASLCACGNETGEPPTVVPTPQPSPQLAAACFPTTSAGTAPLRDQNGPFFHQVAIARTTNGTTLSGARIVIDHGSVPDGVRLRNGDVLIYYVNGASGGATWVARLTGDSLQAIGPIVLNGVTAPTGVVDPDAVLLPDGRIRLAFFGGFGPPTPDQQRAMCIAESLDGVSFTSRGAALTFASSELLTDPSQLALSDGNWLMAISRGQQTIIARSTDGVVYTRDTTLGFGGVPELALAPDGSVRLYVCAGGIVSYRSTDAGRSWTREATVIGPGFNGRPIVCDPSLVAGAGWFVFKSG; encoded by the coding sequence ATGCGACTTCTCTGCGCGCTCTCGCTGGCCTCCCTCTGCGCCTGCGGTAACGAGACCGGCGAGCCGCCGACCGTGGTGCCGACCCCTCAGCCCAGCCCCCAACTGGCGGCAGCGTGTTTCCCGACCACATCCGCCGGCACTGCCCCGCTCCGCGACCAGAACGGGCCGTTTTTTCACCAGGTCGCGATCGCCCGCACCACCAACGGGACCACCCTCTCCGGCGCGCGGATCGTGATCGACCATGGGTCGGTCCCCGACGGCGTGCGCCTGCGCAACGGAGACGTCCTCATCTACTACGTCAACGGCGCGAGCGGCGGCGCCACCTGGGTCGCGCGTCTCACCGGCGACTCGCTCCAGGCCATCGGCCCCATCGTCCTCAACGGCGTCACCGCCCCCACCGGCGTCGTGGACCCTGATGCTGTTCTCCTGCCTGATGGGCGCATTCGTCTGGCATTCTTCGGGGGATTTGGGCCTCCGACGCCTGACCAGCAGCGGGCCATGTGCATCGCCGAGTCGCTGGATGGCGTGTCGTTCACGTCTCGTGGGGCTGCGTTGACCTTCGCGTCCAGCGAGTTGCTCACCGATCCCTCGCAACTCGCACTCAGTGATGGCAACTGGCTGATGGCGATTTCACGCGGCCAGCAGACCATCATCGCCCGCTCCACCGACGGCGTGGTCTACACACGCGACACCACCCTTGGCTTCGGCGGCGTCCCCGAGCTCGCCCTCGCCCCGGATGGTTCGGTGCGCCTGTACGTCTGCGCCGGCGGGATCGTGAGTTACCGTTCGACCGACGCCGGTCGTTCGTGGACCCGCGAGGCGACCGTGATCGGCCCCGGGTTCAACGGCCGTCCAATCGTATGCGATCCCTCGCTCGTCGCCGGTGCCGGTTGGTTCGTCTTCAAGTCCGGATGA
- a CDS encoding GMC family oxidoreductase — MRRVETDVCVIGGGISAALLAEVLSEQAPQLSVVVVEAGRRLFDAENRLEYRRRSLAYDENQWPGDFIEDQGGEGVISRTMAVGGSAMHWQGHANRFSAEDLRLRSMYGLAEDWPLSWSELEPWLSDAERRIGVAGEPSPHPEDARSSPYPMPPMPLTYNLERIKAWAETAGLPFYGCPVARNTIPFDGRAQCRRCNTCTVCPTGARYSPDYTFKKLLASRRITLHDRVLVRRLVMHETRHDIVAALGYHAERPEEPVEYRARTFVLAAGYAWSPHLLLLSANSRFPGGLANRSDTVGRFMTGHRFTTANIELNEKLYPGMNAPYPLISRQHFRCPTDGPYARFDVQIFESESGRRPRLRGEGGEVLFGDDLLRDWSARAAKGVARVRMYSDTHPSRDSRLTLDTGTRNRHGDPTPRIVHRLDEASEAREPATQSRIRGIYDGMARSGGGRVLSVSVADYQDHPAGGCRMGSNPAASVCDSFGRTHDHPNLFVVGAPTLPTGGCTNGTITFAGLTLRSAAHLAATM; from the coding sequence ATGCGCCGTGTCGAGACGGACGTCTGCGTGATCGGGGGTGGCATTTCCGCAGCGCTGCTGGCTGAGGTGCTCTCGGAGCAGGCGCCCCAGCTCAGCGTGGTTGTCGTCGAGGCGGGTCGGCGGCTCTTCGATGCGGAGAACCGACTCGAGTATCGCCGACGGTCGCTTGCCTACGACGAGAACCAGTGGCCGGGCGATTTCATCGAAGACCAGGGGGGCGAGGGGGTCATCAGTCGCACCATGGCCGTCGGCGGCTCCGCGATGCATTGGCAGGGGCATGCCAACCGCTTCTCCGCGGAGGACCTCCGCCTCCGGTCGATGTACGGGCTGGCGGAAGACTGGCCCCTGTCCTGGTCTGAGCTCGAACCCTGGCTCAGCGACGCCGAACGGCGCATTGGTGTGGCCGGTGAACCATCGCCCCATCCCGAGGACGCGCGCTCATCACCGTATCCCATGCCCCCGATGCCGCTCACGTACAACCTCGAGCGCATCAAGGCCTGGGCGGAGACCGCGGGGCTGCCGTTCTACGGCTGCCCGGTGGCGCGCAACACCATTCCCTTCGACGGCCGCGCCCAGTGCCGGCGCTGCAACACCTGCACGGTGTGCCCGACCGGCGCCCGCTACTCCCCCGACTACACCTTCAAGAAGCTGCTGGCGAGCCGACGCATCACGCTGCACGACCGTGTCCTGGTCCGTCGCCTCGTGATGCACGAGACCCGCCACGACATCGTGGCCGCGTTAGGCTACCACGCCGAGCGTCCCGAGGAACCGGTCGAGTACCGCGCACGGACCTTCGTCCTTGCTGCCGGATACGCCTGGAGTCCACACCTGCTCCTGCTCTCCGCGAACTCCCGTTTCCCCGGTGGCCTGGCCAACCGGTCGGACACGGTGGGGCGGTTCATGACGGGCCACCGGTTCACCACCGCCAACATTGAGCTGAACGAGAAGCTCTATCCCGGGATGAACGCGCCGTACCCGCTCATCTCCCGGCAGCACTTCCGTTGTCCGACCGATGGTCCCTATGCCCGATTCGACGTCCAGATCTTCGAGAGCGAGTCGGGACGGCGTCCGCGTCTCCGGGGCGAGGGCGGCGAGGTGCTCTTTGGCGACGACCTCCTGCGCGACTGGAGTGCACGGGCCGCAAAGGGCGTGGCCCGCGTGCGCATGTACTCCGACACGCATCCCTCGCGCGACAGCCGCCTCACGCTCGACACGGGCACGAGGAATCGCCACGGCGATCCCACGCCCCGTATCGTCCACCGGCTGGACGAAGCCAGCGAGGCCCGCGAGCCGGCGACCCAGTCGCGCATCCGCGGCATCTACGACGGTATGGCGCGCTCGGGCGGTGGGCGTGTCCTCTCGGTGTCCGTCGCCGACTACCAGGACCATCCAGCCGGCGGGTGCCGCATGGGCAGCAACCCGGCGGCGAGCGTGTGCGACAGTTTCGGGCGAACGCACGACCACCCCAACCTGTTCGTCGTTGGCGCGCCGACCCTCCCGACCGGTGGGTGCACGAACGGAACCATCACCTTCGCGGGACTCACACTGCGGAGCGCGGCGCATCTGGCAGCGACGATGTGA
- a CDS encoding peptidylprolyl isomerase, which yields MARDRRVKPTDRSGVIVGRSATLNWALPRGTRFRPLWAFGLAAVAACATPGGRTAPILLDPASAEWTRPAPPVSHLRFETTKGAFVLELHRDWGPIGADRLYNLARLGYYNDTRFHRVRAGYIAQFGLHGDSAVNAVWKGRYLKDDPPRSTNKRGTFAFSYEGPGREHTRNTQIYINLADNPRNDVEPFTVLGTVVQGMEVVDALYSGYGEESGGGVRQGRQGPLERGGNAFMDREYPRLDRIRRVTVAAAPGR from the coding sequence ATGGCCCGCGATCGACGAGTGAAGCCGACTGACCGCTCTGGCGTCATCGTCGGGAGAAGCGCGACGCTCAACTGGGCGCTGCCTCGGGGGACGAGGTTCCGCCCCCTGTGGGCCTTTGGGCTCGCGGCCGTTGCAGCGTGTGCGACGCCGGGCGGGCGAACTGCGCCAATCCTGCTGGATCCCGCGAGCGCCGAGTGGACGCGGCCCGCACCGCCGGTCTCCCACCTGAGATTCGAGACCACGAAAGGGGCCTTCGTGCTGGAGCTGCATCGCGACTGGGGACCGATCGGCGCGGATCGCCTCTACAACCTCGCCCGGCTGGGCTACTACAACGACACGCGATTTCACCGGGTGCGCGCCGGATACATCGCGCAGTTCGGGTTGCACGGGGACTCCGCGGTGAACGCGGTGTGGAAGGGACGCTACCTCAAGGACGACCCCCCGCGCTCCACCAACAAACGCGGCACGTTCGCCTTCTCATATGAAGGGCCCGGGCGCGAGCACACGCGCAACACGCAGATCTACATCAATCTTGCCGACAACCCGCGCAACGACGTGGAGCCGTTCACGGTGCTGGGGACGGTGGTGCAGGGGATGGAGGTCGTGGACGCGCTGTATTCAGGATACGGCGAAGAGTCCGGCGGCGGGGTGCGCCAGGGACGTCAGGGGCCGCTCGAGCGTGGGGGCAACGCGTTCATGGACCGTGAGTATCCACGCCTGGACCGGATCCGGCGCGTGACGGTCGCGGCCGCACCGGGTCGTTAG
- a CDS encoding HigA family addiction module antidote protein has protein sequence MMPVTPGQLLLEEFLVPMELSQYRLAKEIGVPAQRIGEIIAGRRAVTADTDLRLCRFFGLSNGYWLRAQAAYDTEVAARALAPVLRRIRPWTGSAA, from the coding sequence ATGATGCCCGTGACCCCTGGGCAGCTGTTGCTCGAGGAATTCCTCGTGCCGATGGAGCTGTCCCAGTATCGGCTCGCCAAGGAAATCGGCGTGCCGGCCCAACGCATTGGCGAGATCATCGCAGGGCGTCGAGCCGTGACCGCCGATACGGACCTGCGGCTGTGCCGCTTCTTTGGCCTGTCCAACGGCTACTGGTTGCGGGCGCAGGCGGCGTACGACACCGAGGTCGCCGCACGGGCGCTTGCCCCGGTGCTCCGTCGGATTCGTCCGTGGACGGGAAGCGCGGCGTAG
- a CDS encoding type II toxin-antitoxin system HicB family antitoxin, producing MKLIIDVEAEADGRWLAEVPTLPGVLTYGHTRNDAVERVQALALRVLAEKREHGAAVPELVDLSFQVA from the coding sequence ATGAAACTCATCATCGACGTCGAGGCCGAAGCCGACGGCCGCTGGCTGGCGGAGGTGCCGACGTTGCCTGGTGTCCTGACCTATGGGCATACCCGGAATGACGCTGTTGAGCGGGTGCAGGCGTTGGCCCTTCGGGTCCTCGCGGAGAAGAGGGAGCACGGGGCGGCGGTCCCAGAGTTGGTGGACTTGTCTTTCCAGGTTGCTTGA
- a CDS encoding PIN domain protein, producing the protein MPVARIYLDTSVIGGCFDREFATWSRALVEDFRAQRFRPVVSDLVAAELAMAPPMVRELFNELLGLADPPLTTTPEVVELAGRYASHGVLPARFQNDLLHIALASVANTDILVSWNFRHIVRFDKIRVFNAVNLEAGYKAIAIHSPREVATYGLEAE; encoded by the coding sequence ATGCCTGTCGCTCGCATCTACCTGGACACGTCCGTCATCGGCGGCTGCTTCGATCGGGAGTTTGCCACGTGGTCACGCGCGCTCGTGGAGGATTTTCGGGCCCAAAGGTTCCGACCGGTCGTCTCCGACCTGGTGGCGGCGGAACTCGCCATGGCTCCTCCCATGGTTCGCGAGCTGTTCAATGAGCTGTTGGGCCTGGCTGACCCGCCCCTCACCACCACGCCGGAAGTCGTCGAGCTGGCCGGTCGCTATGCGTCCCACGGGGTGCTACCCGCGCGGTTCCAGAATGACCTGCTGCACATAGCGCTCGCGAGCGTCGCCAATACCGACATCCTCGTGAGTTGGAACTTTCGGCACATCGTCCGATTCGACAAGATTCGAGTATTCAATGCCGTGAACCTGGAGGCGGGCTACAAGGCCATCGCCATTCACTCTCCGAGGGAGGTCGCAACGTATGGGCTGGAAGCCGAGTGA
- a CDS encoding toxin-antitoxin system HicB family antitoxin codes for MSTLSLRLPDSLHAKVKELAEKDAVSINQFIAIAVAEKMAALLTLDYLAERGARGNRAVFEAALARVPSRPPVPGDELPPGWSSDPAVSASGRRKQPNRKRKGRTAASR; via the coding sequence ATGAGTACCCTGAGTCTACGGCTTCCAGACTCGCTACATGCGAAGGTCAAGGAATTGGCCGAAAAGGACGCAGTGTCGATCAATCAGTTCATCGCCATCGCCGTGGCCGAGAAGATGGCGGCACTATTGACGCTGGACTACCTGGCGGAGCGTGGCGCGCGAGGCAACCGGGCAGTATTTGAGGCGGCGTTGGCACGGGTACCGTCGCGGCCGCCGGTCCCCGGGGACGAACTGCCCCCGGGATGGTCGTCGGATCCGGCGGTATCCGCATCCGGGCGACGCAAGCAACCGAACCGAAAACGGAAGGGACGCACGGCAGCGTCGCGTTGA